The following proteins are encoded in a genomic region of Salminus brasiliensis chromosome 25, fSalBra1.hap2, whole genome shotgun sequence:
- the prc1b gene encoding protein regulator of cytokinesis 1b: MRKSEVLAAESVACLNKALCHLKDIWEEIGIPEEQRLERTNVVKNHIKGLLDMMIAEEENLRKRLMTSIESCRKELSKVCSELQLPPFQEERCNTMLQQEKDIRTCLEVMLKEKSQRMQVLKALIEQDQDLCDILCSDPFSISADSVPSLEQLDSFREHIARLTAEKEQRRSKFIELKKKIILCMDDLDQLPETSFEKDIVCEEEEAFCLSIDNIDSLKVLLHQLESKKAENERICGSYREKIQELWDRLQIPQEDRDAVSEHMTLSKKRNMEALQAELSRLEELKLRNIKDVTTAIRDDIAVFWEKCFFSTDQRQAFVPFYDDNFSEELLSLHDAEIMRLKQHYEDHKELFEGVHKWEESWRLFLELEKKATDPSRFTNRGGNLLKEEKQRTDLLKSLPKLEKKLKAQIELWEQEQEREFLVQGQKFMQFVVEQWELHRLEKEREKQERQLKKNKQTEEDMLYGTSVRTPTKRRFLGSMTPCKARKLNATSSTSTGTSNSTMRSAFGGTVCHSPVSRPPISASKGTAVKTPGRGKPPHQGLMERNKENICNLNSAISGGLKTPASPQRNFSINSVASTYSEFAEIASVDSVQSEISPRPLSQSAHQKS; this comes from the exons ATGAGGAAAAG CGAGGTGCTTGCAGCCGAGTCCGTGGCATGCCTAAATAAAGCACTGTGCCACTTGAAGGACATATGGGAGGAGATTGGGATCCCGGAGGAACAGAGGCTGGAGAGAACAAATGTGGTTAAAAACCATATCAAA GGCCTTCTGGACATGATGATAGCAGAGGAAGAGAACCTGCGGAAGCGTCTCATGACCAGTATTGAGTCGTGCCGTAAAGAATTGAGCAAGGTGTGCTCGGAGCTGCAGCTGCCTCCATTTCAG GAGGAGAGGTGTAACACAATGCTCCAGCAGGAGAAAGACATCCGAACCTGCCTTGAGGTTATGTTGAAGGAGAAGAGTCAGAGGATGCAAGTGCTTAAAGCCTTAATAGAGCAGGATCAGGACCTCTGTGACATTCTGTGCTCTGACCCATTCAGTATTTCTGCCGACTCAGTTCCGTCTCTTGAGCAGCTGGACAGCTTTCGGGAGCACATAGCCAGACTCACAGCAGAAAAG GAACAAAGACGTAGCAAGTTCATTGAACTGAAGAAAAAGATAATACTATGCATGGATGACCTGGATCAGTTGCCTGAGACGAGTTTCGAAAAGGATATTGTGTGTGAGGAAGAAGAAGCCTTTTGTCTTTCCATAGACAATATTGACTCCCTTAAAGTCCTCCTTCACCAG CTGGAGAGCAAAAAAGCTGAGAACGAGCGCATCTGTGGATCCTATCGAGAGAAGATCCAGGAGCTGTGGGACAGGTTGCAGATCCCACAGGAAGATCGTGATGCTGTTTCTGAGCACATGACCCTATCCAAGAAAAGAAACATGGAAGCC TTGCAAGCTGAACTCAGCCGTCTTGAGGAACTAAAGCTCAGAAACATTAAGGACGTTACCACAGCTATTCGGGACGATATTGCTGTGTTCTGGGAAAAGTGCTTCTTCAGCACTGACCAGCGGCAGGCTTTTGTACCTTTCTATGACG aCAATTTTAGTGAAGAGCTTCTGAGCTTGCATGATGCTGAGATCATGCGACTAAAACAGCATTACGAAGATCATAAAGAACTTTttgaaggtgtccacaaatggGAGGagagttggagacttttcttgGAACTTGAA aaaaaagcTACAGATCCGTCCAGATTCACAAACAGAGGAGGCAATCTTCTCAAAGAAGAGAAGCAAAGGACTGATCTTCTCAAAAGTCTTCCCAAG CTGGAAAAGAAGCTGAAGGCCCAGATTGAGCTGTGGGAGCAAGAGCAAGAAAGGGAGTTCCTGGTACAAGGTCAGAAGTTCATGCAGTTTGTTGTGGAGCAATGGGAGCTGCATCGGCTTGAGAAGGAACGGGAGAAACAAGAAAGG caacttaaaaaaaacaagcaaacggAGGAGGATATGTTATATGGTACTTCAGTGCGGACACCCACTAAACGAAGATTCTTGGGGAGTATGACACCTTGCAAGGCACGAAAG CTCAATGCTACCTCCAGCACCTCCACTGGCACCTCTAACAGCACTATGCGCTCTGCATTTGGTGGAACTGTCTGCCACTCACCTGTCTCCCGCCCCCCAATCTCTGCCAGCAAG GGCACTGCAGTAAAGACCCCTGGCCGTGGAAAGCCTCCCCATCAAGGACTAATGGAACGCAACAAGGAGAATATTTGCAATCTAAACTCCGCTATAAGTGGTGGGTTGAAGACTCCAGCTAGCCCACAGCGTAACTTCAGTATTAACTCTGTCGCCAGCACCTATTCAGAGTTTGCG GAAATAGCCAGCGTTGATTCTGTTCAAAG CGAGATCTCTCCAAGGCCTCTAAGTCAAAGTGCACACCAGAAGTCTTGA